GCTCGCCTAAATTAGTATCAGGAAGTAAAACTCCCGAAGAGATAAAAGAAAGGGTTCTTTTAGGTTCGGTAATCGCCTCGATTTCCTTTTTGGATTTTCCGGCATCTTCGGCGTAATGACGCTGTTCTTCGACACTTACTTCTTCAACAAAGGCAACTCCTTCAACTATAACCGATTGCCCCGCAATATCTTTCGGCATAAAAAATCCATAATCCTTAAATTTCACCATGGCCTCTTCCTCTCCCATATCCATTCGCATCCAACAACCTTTATTTTGGCATACCTCTTTTACTTCCGAAGTAAATTTAACCGTAACAGTATCGCCTGCTTGTAGGCCTTTGTATTTTTCAATAATTTCAGCCTTTGAAAGCACTCCTTCGTCCGAAATTTTATCACCAAACGACTGATAGGCAACAGCGTTGGCGTCCATTGTATTTTCCTTTTTCTTATCTTCGTTACATCCTGCAATTAGTAATGTAAGGGCTGCGATAATAAATAGTTTTTTCATAGTAAATATTTCAAAAATCATTGAATATATAAGATACTGCAATTTTATTACTTTTTTCGGTTTTATATGGAGTAAATTTTATATAATTTTGTAAGCTAAACAATCCCTCCTATGAGCAGTATCACCCAAGACAAAGTTTCCATTAAAAAAATAGCGTCGACCCGGATTCATGAAGTTGATTTTAATAACCTGGTTTTTGGGAAATCCTTTTCAGATCATATGTTCGAATGTGATTTTAAAAACGGTGAATGGCAAAATCCAATTATTAGACCATACGGCCCTTTAACAATCTCACCGGCTGCCAAAGTAT
This genomic stretch from Ulvibacter sp. MAR_2010_11 harbors:
- a CDS encoding DUF4920 domain-containing protein codes for the protein MKKLFIIAALTLLIAGCNEDKKKENTMDANAVAYQSFGDKISDEGVLSKAEIIEKYKGLQAGDTVTVKFTSEVKEVCQNKGCWMRMDMGEEEAMVKFKDYGFFMPKDIAGQSVIVEGVAFVEEVSVEEQRHYAEDAGKSKKEIEAITEPKRTLSFISSGVLLPDTNLGEPEKQ